One Anopheles marshallii chromosome 3, idAnoMarsDA_429_01, whole genome shotgun sequence genomic region harbors:
- the LOC128715468 gene encoding zwei Ig domain protein zig-8-like → MASWRCQHGINMLFLFIVHLNHGITKSLQTFSEEQFLLELSDDRSSSQGTHPTVRSRPPYLGNLHLGFHQPHHPAPEASENEIYDSDESNLLRTPLDRGPHFDLSASKNITALVGKTAYLNCRVKNIGNKTVSWVRHRDIHLLTVGRFTYTSDQRFQAVHNPQTDDWSLQIRYPQKRDTGVYECQISTTPPVGHSMFLSVVEPITTIVGVPDLYINTGSTVNLTCIVRNSPEPPSTIIWTHNNQEINYDSPRGGVSVITEKGETTTSYLLIQRARTTDTGKYVCSPSNADPSTINVHILNGEHPAAMQHGGQLRIGDPLNVFVLWLISFLLGRR, encoded by the exons GCATCACAAAGTCACTGCAGACCTTCTCGGAAGAACAGTTCTTGCTGGAGCTGAGTGACGATCGGAGTAGCTCACAGGGAACTCATCCCACGGTGCGTAGTAGGCCACCGTACCTTGGCAACCTGCACCTTGGCTTTCACCAGCCACACCACCCGGCACCGGAAGCGAGTGAGAACGAAATTTACGACTCGGACGAAAGTAATCTGCTCCGGACGCCGCTCGACCGTGGGCCACACTTTGATTTGTCCGCCTCGAAGAACATTACAGCACTGGTCGGGAAGACGGCCTATCTCAACTGCCGGGTGAAAAACATCGGCAACAAAAcg GTGTCCTGGGTGCGGCATCGTGACATTCATCTGTTAACCGTAGGTAGATTCACCTATACATCCGACCAGCGTTTCCAAGCTGTACATAATCCCCAAACAGACGATTGGTCACTACAA ATTAGATACCCACAGAAGCGAGACACTGGCGTGTACGAGTGCCAGATCTCGACTACGCCACCGGTCGGACATTCGATGTTCCTCTCCGTAGTAG AACCAATCACCACGATCGTTGGTGTACCGGATCTGTATATCAACACGGGCTCAACTGTAAATTTAACCTGTATAGTGCGGAACTCACCCGAACCTCCCTCAACTATTATTTGGACACACAACAATCAG GAGATCAACTACGATTCGCCCCGGGGTGGTGTGTCGGTCATAACGGAAAAGGGTGAAACGACGACATCCTACCTGCTAATACAGCGCGCCCGTACGACTGACACCGGGAAGTACGTCTGCTCACCGTCGAATGCCGACCCTTCCACGATTAACGTGCACATTCTTAATG GGGAACATCCGGCAGCCATGCAGCATGGCGGTCAGCTGCGGATAGGAGATCCACTGAACGTGTTCGTCCTCTGGCTGATTAGCTTTCTACTCGGACGGCGATGA